The Candidatus Eisenbacteria bacterium genome contains a region encoding:
- a CDS encoding DEAD/DEAH box helicase, which translates to MTPGGPGLFAPTPRADSPETIAEFEALLSSITAGGRGPRNREWIDGPDGRRLRPTELVHLEHLPARPASYAELESPLPDALREVLDAQGISRLYSHQASAIELARAGTNVVIATGTASGKSLAYHIPILERLLLEPSAVALYLFPTKALAQDQLRGLTRMAESSPALRRALVAGTYDGDTPGQTRRRFREQANAILTNPDMLHQGILPYHSRWSRVFSNLRYVVVDEVHTYRGIFGSHVANVLRRLRRVARHYGSDPRFLLSSATIRNPGDLAELLVGDEVKVVDEDGAPRGPKLFAFWNPKHAEGEGAGRASASIEAERILVSLMRRGVQSIVFTKTRVSAELIYRYARERLERDKDGLADRLSAYRGGYLPEERRAIERRLFEGELRGVISTNALELGIDVGSLDAAVLVGFPNTIASTWQQAGRAGRSQTPALALVIAYDDPIDQYLMRHPEHFFSQTPENAVLDPENPYVLASHLACAAYELPLTPDDESLFGSRASRIATLLEEEGTMKSLDGLRYWSSADYPAGKVNLRTISDDTFTILDQGQANAVLATVDAISAPELVYPEAIYLHDGDTFFVRELDLKQKIAYVERREVDYYTQPVLDTRLKLLETRETRRWNECEIGLGTADVSWATVAMKKIRFRSLDAIGYHPLDLPRQNLETVALWIRPEESVRAAVRVKGLNPSEGMSGLRNLLITLLPLHVMCDRPDLGGILDSGNLGEQAIFLYDRYHGGLGYSERGYGLVEELLRAALHMVEECPCDVGCPSCVGLPILRPAQQQDYDLHGGWPIPSKAAAEALLRRLLGT; encoded by the coding sequence ATGACACCGGGCGGCCCCGGACTCTTCGCCCCCACTCCACGTGCGGATTCGCCGGAGACAATCGCCGAGTTCGAGGCGCTCCTCTCTTCGATCACCGCGGGCGGGAGGGGTCCTCGGAATCGCGAGTGGATCGACGGGCCCGATGGGCGGCGCCTTCGCCCGACCGAGCTGGTCCACCTGGAGCATCTCCCCGCGCGCCCGGCCTCCTACGCCGAGCTCGAGAGCCCGCTTCCCGACGCGCTCCGGGAGGTCCTCGATGCCCAGGGAATCTCGCGGCTCTATTCCCATCAAGCCAGCGCCATCGAGCTGGCCCGCGCGGGTACGAATGTCGTCATCGCGACGGGCACGGCTTCCGGGAAGTCGCTCGCCTACCACATCCCGATCTTGGAGCGCCTTCTCCTCGAGCCGAGCGCGGTCGCGCTCTACCTCTTTCCGACCAAGGCGCTCGCGCAGGATCAGCTCCGCGGCCTCACGCGGATGGCCGAGAGCTCGCCGGCGCTCCGCCGCGCCCTCGTGGCGGGGACATACGACGGCGACACGCCGGGGCAGACACGGCGCCGGTTCCGGGAGCAGGCGAACGCGATCCTGACCAATCCCGACATGCTTCATCAGGGGATCCTCCCCTATCATTCCCGGTGGAGCCGCGTCTTCTCGAACCTTCGCTACGTCGTGGTCGACGAAGTGCACACGTACCGGGGCATCTTCGGCTCGCACGTCGCGAACGTGCTCCGCCGTCTGCGCCGCGTCGCGCGCCACTACGGCTCCGACCCACGCTTCCTGCTCTCGTCCGCTACGATCCGTAACCCTGGGGATCTGGCCGAGCTTCTCGTGGGCGACGAGGTCAAGGTTGTGGACGAGGACGGCGCGCCGCGCGGACCCAAGCTCTTCGCATTCTGGAATCCCAAGCACGCGGAGGGCGAGGGAGCGGGACGCGCAAGCGCCTCAATCGAGGCGGAGCGAATCCTAGTGTCGTTGATGCGCCGCGGCGTCCAATCGATCGTCTTCACCAAGACCCGCGTCTCCGCCGAGCTCATCTATCGCTACGCGCGCGAGCGGCTGGAACGCGACAAGGATGGGCTCGCCGACCGGCTGAGCGCCTACCGCGGCGGATATCTCCCCGAGGAGCGCCGCGCGATCGAGAGGCGGCTCTTCGAAGGGGAGCTTCGCGGCGTGATCTCGACGAACGCGCTCGAGCTTGGGATCGACGTCGGCTCGCTCGACGCGGCGGTCCTCGTGGGGTTTCCGAACACGATCGCGAGCACGTGGCAGCAGGCGGGGCGCGCGGGCCGCTCGCAGACCCCGGCGCTGGCGCTCGTGATCGCCTACGACGACCCGATCGATCAATACCTCATGCGCCACCCGGAGCACTTCTTCAGCCAGACCCCCGAAAACGCGGTGCTCGATCCCGAGAACCCGTATGTCCTCGCCTCACACCTCGCCTGCGCCGCGTACGAGCTGCCCCTCACCCCCGACGACGAATCGCTCTTCGGGAGCCGCGCTTCTCGAATCGCGACGCTCCTCGAGGAGGAGGGGACGATGAAGTCGCTCGACGGACTCCGGTACTGGTCCTCAGCGGATTACCCGGCGGGGAAGGTAAATCTCAGGACAATCTCCGACGACACGTTCACGATCCTGGACCAAGGACAGGCGAACGCCGTCCTCGCGACGGTGGACGCGATCAGCGCGCCGGAGCTGGTCTACCCGGAGGCGATCTACCTCCACGACGGCGACACGTTCTTCGTCCGCGAGCTGGACCTGAAGCAGAAGATCGCGTACGTGGAGCGGCGCGAGGTCGACTACTACACGCAGCCGGTCCTCGACACGAGGCTCAAGCTGCTCGAGACGCGGGAGACCCGGCGGTGGAACGAGTGCGAGATCGGGCTCGGGACCGCGGACGTCTCGTGGGCGACCGTGGCGATGAAGAAGATCCGGTTCCGGAGCCTCGACGCGATCGGCTATCACCCCCTTGACCTGCCTCGGCAGAATCTCGAGACGGTCGCGCTCTGGATCCGCCCCGAGGAGAGCGTCCGCGCCGCGGTGAGGGTGAAGGGCCTCAATCCCAGCGAGGGCATGTCGGGCCTCCGGAATCTCCTCATCACGCTCCTCCCGCTCCACGTGATGTGCGACCGGCCCGATCTCGGCGGCATTCTCGACAGCGGAAATCTCGGCGAGCAGGCGATCTTTCTCTACGACCGCTACCACGGGGGCCTCGGCTACTCGGAGCGGGGATACGGCTTGGTCGAGGAGCTTTTGCGCGCCGCCCTCCACATGGTGGAGGAGTGTCCCTGCGACGTCGGTTGTCCCTCGTGCGTCGGGCTGCCGATCCTGCGCCCGGCGCAGCAACAGGACTACGACCTCCATGGAGGATGGCCGATCCCAAGCAAGGCCGCGGCCGAAGCACTCTTGCGCCGGCTCTTGGGCACATAG
- a CDS encoding GNAT family N-acetyltransferase produces the protein MERMNTSRLETQRLTLVAATLPMLRAELARPEEFARLLGAEVAAPWPPPLNDEQSNRWMIRLLEEDPEIGNWGMWYFLLREGPTGGPLAIGNGGYKGKPSADGTVEIGYSVVEAYQRKGLATEGARGLIDRALRDPAVTRVIAETFPDLTPSIRVLEKNGFLRIEESGSEPGVIRFELKRP, from the coding sequence ATGGAGCGGATGAATACATCGCGCCTTGAAACCCAACGCCTGACCCTGGTGGCCGCGACGCTGCCTATGCTCCGGGCCGAGCTCGCCCGCCCCGAGGAGTTCGCGCGCCTGCTGGGGGCCGAGGTCGCCGCCCCGTGGCCTCCCCCGCTGAACGACGAGCAGTCGAACCGCTGGATGATCCGCCTTCTAGAAGAGGATCCGGAAATCGGCAACTGGGGCATGTGGTACTTCCTGCTGCGCGAGGGGCCGACCGGCGGCCCGCTCGCGATCGGAAACGGCGGCTACAAGGGGAAGCCGTCCGCCGACGGCACGGTAGAGATCGGCTACTCGGTCGTTGAGGCGTATCAAAGGAAGGGCCTGGCCACCGAAGGCGCCCGCGGGCTCATCGATCGCGCGCTTCGTGACCCCGCCGTGACACGGGTGATCGCGGAGACGTTCCCCGATCTCACACCCTCGATCCGTGTGCTCGAGAAGAACGGATTCCTCCGGATTGAGGAGAGTGGCTCGGAGCCCGGCGTGATCCGCTTCGAGCTGAAGCGGCCCTAA